From Bacteroidales bacterium, a single genomic window includes:
- a CDS encoding TIGR00159 family protein, which yields MPALFITIGFFDIVDILLVAILLYQAYLLIRGTVAINIFTGIFVIYLFWQLVGAFKMDLLNTIIGQFMGVGMIALIVVFQQEIRRFLLVLGTREFFNKKFSFESLFNRPNIKFRYDQVESITYACSNMSAAKTGALIVITNHGQLHSIVQTGDLINADISSRLIENIFFKNSPLHDGAMIIRDSKIIAARCILPVTKSTTVPASMGLRHRAAIGVTEVANVMAIVVSEETGNISVFKSDQEFVDIDKDTLKFLISEYLSIEPNIKGDND from the coding sequence ATGCCGGCTCTATTCATTACTATTGGATTTTTTGATATAGTTGACATTCTTTTGGTTGCTATACTACTCTATCAGGCTTACTTACTGATAAGAGGAACTGTGGCAATAAACATTTTCACCGGAATTTTTGTAATATATCTGTTTTGGCAACTTGTGGGCGCATTTAAAATGGATTTACTAAATACCATAATTGGGCAATTTATGGGTGTTGGTATGATTGCTTTGATTGTGGTTTTCCAGCAGGAGATAAGACGCTTTCTTTTAGTTCTAGGTACACGTGAATTCTTCAATAAAAAATTTTCGTTCGAATCGTTGTTTAATAGGCCAAACATAAAATTTAGATACGACCAGGTTGAATCAATTACTTATGCATGCTCAAATATGTCAGCCGCAAAAACAGGTGCACTTATTGTTATTACTAATCACGGTCAACTCCATTCGATTGTACAAACAGGCGATTTAATTAATGCGGACATATCATCGCGTTTAATTGAAAATATTTTCTTCAAAAACAGTCCACTTCATGATGGAGCTATGATAATTCGCGATTCTAAAATAATAGCTGCACGATGTATTTTACCTGTTACTAAATCAACTACAGTGCCTGCAAGTATGGGGTTACGTCACCGTGCTGCAATTGGTGTTACAGAAGTTGCTAATGTTATGGCAATTGTGGTATCTGAAGAAACAGGCAATATAAGTGTTTTTAAATCGGACCAAGAATTTGTTGATATAGATAAGGATACTCTAAAATTTTTAATTTCAGAATATCTGTCAATTGAGCCGAATATCAAGGGCGACAATGATTAG